One Carassius carassius chromosome 20, fCarCar2.1, whole genome shotgun sequence DNA segment encodes these proteins:
- the LOC132096881 gene encoding zinc finger protein 521 isoform X3, with product MLNELYDHIRGDIETYVCSSAGFCRMSRRKQAKPRALKDPDTSAEIESKDEGKGHLRSDICPEEEEEEEEEPLNTLTPHKSHQCHLTDGNYIEDDPSCSWPASSPSSKDHTSPGHVDDYEYGEDEGGAGLPYPCQFCAKSFSRLSFLKCHEQNHRDKLPFSCTYCSRLFKHKRSRDRHIKLHTGDKKYHCGDCDSAFSRSDHLKIHMKTHVANKPHKCPVCRRGFLSTNSLHGHMQVHERGKDGENTRSPQEWRLKETRKCSRCEEGFDMPEELQKHIAESHPECSSPGGSLEPGLRCIYCHEPFSDEGTLLSHINQVHGRDTNINMCTVCSEQFPTVEELYTHMDIHQLPESSNSPCVLPVGYTSVSSTTPDSNLSVDSSTMVEATSAMPKTRGRRKRVTHNNMYGRSAKQPKIEYSCIYCNKQVFSSLSVLQIHLKTKHVDKPEQAHTCQYCLEILPSLWNLNEHLKQIHRAKDPSGVLANLSEDQLQCNFCPEVLGNLNALQEHIRCSHGFPNPVAKESNAFFCPKCFMGFLTETTLEEHVRQTHCDSESIQFDSPLAVTPKDPIVEIYSCSYCTNSPIFNSVMKLNKHIKENHKNIPLALNYINNGRRSLRVLSPSSPVSVEQASLFKQNSTSLCSSEFICNQCGAKYTSLDLFQTHLKTHLDSVVPQLTCPQCNKNFPNQESLLKHVTVHFTIMSTYYICESCDKQFTSVDDLQKHLLDMHTFMFFRCTLCQEVFDSKVSTQLHLAVKHSNEKKVYRCTSCNWDFRHEADLQMHVKHSHLENHGCSHRCIFCSESFGTEVELQCHITTHSKKYNCHFCCKAFHAVYLLERHLREKHCVFEGKTQNCDTNGSTYGSGDSVAKDDGDLQAFLANSHGGTVAGESHNSGDGSEEDFDTSEIMYSCDICGASYTMESLLTNHQLRDHNIRPGESAIHKRKAEMIKGNHKCNVCSRTFFSEGGLREHMQTHLGPVKHYMCPICGERFPSLLTLTEHKVTHSKSLDTGSCRICKLPLQSEDDFLEHCQMHPDLRNSLTGFRCVVCMQTVTSTLELKIHGTFHMQKTGVASMNQPIAYSAATELQHSQIQKFVRCAACLKEFHSKQDLVKLDINGLTYGLCTLCVSVAGSKSLSVNGGKPLHQGAQTSMGPAAGWTHGESLSPGPVKGKTACSSSSSSSVSPSVSKTRCTSCNVKFESEAELQAHLQTVHRDQTPEAALLQTPNGSPMSRVSPTQSDEKKTYQCIKCQMVFYSKWDIQVHVANHMLAGV from the exons ATGGAAATTATATAGAAGATGACCCATCCTGCTCTTGGCCTGCATCATCGCCATCCAGTAAAGACCACACGTCTCCAGGCCATGTCGATGACTATGAATATGGTGAGGATGAAGGAGGTGCAGGCCTACCCTACCCATGCCAGTTTTGTGCAAAATCCTTTAGTCGCCTGAGCTTCCTTAAGTGCCACGAGCAGAATCACAGAGATAAACTTCCCTTCAGCTGCACATACTGCAGTCGCTTGTTCAAGCACAAGCGCAGCCGTGACCGACACATAAAGCTTCACACAGGTGACAAGAAGTACCACTGTGGAGACTGTGACTCTGCTTTCTCACGCAGCGATCATCTTAAGATCCATATGAAAACACACGTTGCCAACAAACCCCATAAATGCCCAGTGTGCCGCCGGGGGTTCTTGTCCACCAACTCGCTTCACGGACACATGCAGGTGCATGAACGTGGGAAGGATGGAGAGAATACAAGGTCCCCTCAAGAGTGGAGGTTAAAAGAGACTCGCAAATGCAGCCGCTGTGAGGAGGGTTTTGACATGCCTGAGGAACTGCAGAAGCACATTGCAGAAAGCCACCCAGAGTGCTCTTCTCCAGGAGGGAGTCTCGAACCTGGCCTGCGGTGCATCTACTGCCACGAGCCATTCAGTGATGAAGGGACACTTCTGAGCCACATCAATCAGGTGCATGGGAGAGATACAAACATCAACATGTGCACTGTTTGCTCTGAGCAATTCCCTACTGTAGAGGAGCTTTACACTCACATGGATATCCACCAACTCCCAGAGTCCAGCAATAGCCCGTGCGTGTTGCCTGTAGGTTATACTTCTGTTTCAAGCACTACTCCAGATTCCAACCTCTCGGTTGACAGTTCGACCATGGTTGAGGCCACTTCTGCAATGCCCAAGACACGTGGGAGAAGAAAGAGGGTCACCCATAATAACATGTATGGGCGATCTGCCAAACAACCAAAAATCGAATACAGCTGCATTTACTGCAACAAACAAGTTTTCTCAAGCCTCTCTGTGCTGCAGATTCATCTTAAGACCAAACATGTTGACAAGCCAGAACAGGCTCATACCTGCCAATATTGCTTGGAGATCCTTCCATCCCTTTGGAATTTGAATGAGCACCTGAAACAGATCCACAGAGCTAAGGATCCTTCGGGTGTACTGGCTAACCTGTCTGAAGACCAGCTGCAGTGCAATTTCTGCCCAGAGGTTCTTGGAAACCTTAATGCTCTGCAAGAGCACATACGGTGCTCCCATGGCTTTCCTAATCCAGTCGCTAAAGAAAGCAATGCATTTTTTTGCCCCAAGTGCTTTATGGGATTTTTAACTGAGACCACTCTAGAAGAACATGTCAGACAGACGCATTGTGACTCTGAAAGCATACAGTTTGATTCTCCTCTGGCAGTCACTCCAAAAGATCCCATTGTGGAGATCTACTCCTGCTCTTACTGTACCAACTCCCCCATTTTTAATAGTGTCATGAAGCTTAACAAACACATAAAGGAGAACCACAAGAACATCCCTCTTGCTCTCAATTATATCAACAATGGGAGAAGATCTCTGCGAGTCCTGAGCCCCTCATCTCCGGTCTCTGTAGAACAGGCCTCACTTTTCAAACAGAACAGCACTTCCTTATGTTCAAGTGAGTTCATCTGTAACCAGTGTGGTGCTAAGTACACCAGCTTAGACCTTTTCCAGACACACCTAAAGACCCACCTTGATAGTGTCGTGCCACAGCTAACCTGTCCACAGTGCAACAAGAACTTTCCTAACCAAGAGTCTCTTCTGAAACATGTGACTGTTCATTTCACCATCATGTCCACATACTACATCTGTGAGAGCTGTGACAAGCAGTTCACATCTGTGGATGACTTGCAGAAGCACCTTCTGGATATGCACACCTTTATGTTTTTTCGCTGTACTCTCTGCCAGGAGGTGTTCGACTCTAAAGTGTCAACTCAACTCCATCTTGCAGTGAAGCACAGCAATGAGAAAAAGGTATACCGATGTACTTCCTGCAACTGGGATTTCAGGCATGAAGCTGACCTTCAAATGCATGTCAAACATAGTCACCTTGAAAACCATGGTTGTTCACACCGTTGCATCTTTTGCAGTGAGTCATTTGGTACTGAAGTAGAGCTACAGTGTCATATTACTACCCATAGCAAGAAGTACAATTGTCACTTTTGCTGCAAAGCCTTCCATGCTGTTTATCTGCTAGAACGTCACCTTCGTGAAAAGCACTGTGTGTTTGAGGGAAAGACCCAGAACTGCGACACCAATGGATCCACGTATGGTAGCGGTGATTCTGTTGCCAAAGATGATGGAGACTTACAGGCCTTTCTGGCCAACAGCCATGGAGGAACTGTTGCAGGGGAGTCACATAACAGTGGGGATGGCAGCGAAGAAGACTTTGATACCTCAGAGATCATGTATAGCTGTGACATCTGTGGTGCATCTTATACCATGGAGTCTCTCCTAACCAATCACCAACTTCGTGACCATAACATTCGTCCTGGAGAGAGTGCTATACACAAGAGGAAGGCAGAAATGATCAAAGGAAACCACAAATGCAACGTCTGCTCTAGAACCTTTTTCTCGGAGGGAGGACTTCGGGAGCATATGCAAACGCACTTAGGGCCTGTCAAACACTACATGTGTCCTATTTGTGGAGAGCGCTTCCCTTCCCTACTTACTCTTACAGAACACAAGGTCACTCACAGTAAAAGCCTGGACACCGGAAGCTGCCGGATCTGTAAATTACCTCTTCAGAGTGAGGATGACTTCCTGGAACATTGTCAGATGCATCCCGATTTGCGCAATTCTTTGACTGGCTTCCGCTGTGTGGTCTGCATGCAGACTGTCACCTCAACTCTAGAACTCAAGATCCACGGCACCTTTCACATGCAAAAGACTGGAGTGGCATCTATGAATCAACCAATTGCATACTCAGCTGCCACAGAACTTCAACACAGTCAAATTCAAAAATTTGTCAGGTGTGCTGCATGTCTCAAAGAGTTCCACTCTAAGCAGGACTTGGTGAAACTTGACATTAATGGTTTGACATATGGTCTTTGCACGCTATGTGTCAGTGTCGCTGGTAGCAAGAGTTTGAGTGTAAATGGAGGGAAGCCGCTGCATCAAGGGGCTCAAACCTCGATGGGTCCTGCTGCTGGATGGACCCATGGGGAAAGCCTTAGCCCTGGTCCTGTAAAGGGAAAGACTGCCTGTTCTTCCTCATCGTCTTCATCAGTATCACCTTCTGTTTCCAAGACCCGCTGTACCAGTTGCAATGTTAAATTCGAGTCAGAGGCAGAGCTTCAAGCGCACTTGCAGACAGTGCACAGAGACCAAACACCAGAAGCTGCTCTGTTACAGACCCCCAATGGCTCCCCCATGTCACGAGTTAGCCCAACCCAAAGTGACGAG AAGAAGACTTACCAGTGCATCAAGTGTCAGATGGTCTTCTACAGTAAATGGGACATTCAGGTCCATGTGGCTAATCATATGCTAG
- the LOC132096881 gene encoding zinc finger protein 521 isoform X2, with product MLNELYDHIRGDIETYVCSSAGFCRMSRRKQAKPRALKDPDTSAEIESKDEGKGHLRSDICPEEEEEEEEEPLNTLTPHKSHQCHLTDGNYIEDDPSCSWPASSPSSKDHTSPGHVDDYEYGEDEGGAGLPYPCQFCAKSFSRLSFLKCHEQNHRDKLPFSCTYCSRLFKHKRSRDRHIKLHTGDKKYHCGDCDSAFSRSDHLKIHMKTHVANKPHKCPVCRRGFLSTNSLHGHMQVHERGKDGENTRSPQEWRLKETRKCSRCEEGFDMPEELQKHIAESHPECSSPGGSLEPGLRCIYCHEPFSDEGTLLSHINQVHGRDTNINMCTVCSEQFPTVEELYTHMDIHQLPESSNSPCVLPVGYTSVSSTTPDSNLSVDSSTMVEATSAMPKTRGRRKRVTHNNMYGRSAKQPKIEYSCIYCNKQVFSSLSVLQIHLKTKHVDKPEQAHTCQYCLEILPSLWNLNEHLKQIHRAKDPSGVLANLSEDQLQCNFCPEVLGNLNALQEHIRCSHGFPNPVAKESNAFFCPKCFMGFLTETTLEEHVRQTHCDSESIQFDSPLAVTPKDPIVEIYSCSYCTNSPIFNSVMKLNKHIKENHKNIPLALNYINNGRRSLRVLSPSSPVSVEQASLFKQNSTSLCSSEFICNQCGAKYTSLDLFQTHLKTHLDSVVPQLTCPQCNKNFPNQESLLKHVTVHFTIMSTYYICESCDKQFTSVDDLQKHLLDMHTFMFFRCTLCQEVFDSKVSTQLHLAVKHSNEKKVYRCTSCNWDFRHEADLQMHVKHSHLENHGCSHRCIFCSESFGTEVELQCHITTHSKKYNCHFCCKAFHAVYLLERHLREKHCVFEGKTQNCDTNGSTYGSGDSVAKDDGDLQAFLANSHGGTVAGESHNSGDGSEEDFDTSEIMYSCDICGASYTMESLLTNHQLRDHNIRPGESAIHKRKAEMIKGNHKCNVCSRTFFSEGGLREHMQTHLGPVKHYMCPICGERFPSLLTLTEHKVTHSKSLDTGSCRICKLPLQSEDDFLEHCQMHPDLRNSLTGFRCVVCMQTVTSTLELKIHGTFHMQKTGVASMNQPIAYSAATELQHSQIQKFVRCAACLKEFHSKQDLVKLDINGLTYGLCTLCVSVAGSKSLSVNGGKPLHQGAQTSMGPAAGWTHGESLSPGPVKGKTACSSSSSSSVSPSVSKTRCTSCNVKFESEAELQAHLQTVHRDQTPEAALLQTPNGSPMSRVSPTQSDEKKTYQCIKCQMVFYSKWDIQVHVANHMLETFSRRQSDKLRRWR from the exons ATGGAAATTATATAGAAGATGACCCATCCTGCTCTTGGCCTGCATCATCGCCATCCAGTAAAGACCACACGTCTCCAGGCCATGTCGATGACTATGAATATGGTGAGGATGAAGGAGGTGCAGGCCTACCCTACCCATGCCAGTTTTGTGCAAAATCCTTTAGTCGCCTGAGCTTCCTTAAGTGCCACGAGCAGAATCACAGAGATAAACTTCCCTTCAGCTGCACATACTGCAGTCGCTTGTTCAAGCACAAGCGCAGCCGTGACCGACACATAAAGCTTCACACAGGTGACAAGAAGTACCACTGTGGAGACTGTGACTCTGCTTTCTCACGCAGCGATCATCTTAAGATCCATATGAAAACACACGTTGCCAACAAACCCCATAAATGCCCAGTGTGCCGCCGGGGGTTCTTGTCCACCAACTCGCTTCACGGACACATGCAGGTGCATGAACGTGGGAAGGATGGAGAGAATACAAGGTCCCCTCAAGAGTGGAGGTTAAAAGAGACTCGCAAATGCAGCCGCTGTGAGGAGGGTTTTGACATGCCTGAGGAACTGCAGAAGCACATTGCAGAAAGCCACCCAGAGTGCTCTTCTCCAGGAGGGAGTCTCGAACCTGGCCTGCGGTGCATCTACTGCCACGAGCCATTCAGTGATGAAGGGACACTTCTGAGCCACATCAATCAGGTGCATGGGAGAGATACAAACATCAACATGTGCACTGTTTGCTCTGAGCAATTCCCTACTGTAGAGGAGCTTTACACTCACATGGATATCCACCAACTCCCAGAGTCCAGCAATAGCCCGTGCGTGTTGCCTGTAGGTTATACTTCTGTTTCAAGCACTACTCCAGATTCCAACCTCTCGGTTGACAGTTCGACCATGGTTGAGGCCACTTCTGCAATGCCCAAGACACGTGGGAGAAGAAAGAGGGTCACCCATAATAACATGTATGGGCGATCTGCCAAACAACCAAAAATCGAATACAGCTGCATTTACTGCAACAAACAAGTTTTCTCAAGCCTCTCTGTGCTGCAGATTCATCTTAAGACCAAACATGTTGACAAGCCAGAACAGGCTCATACCTGCCAATATTGCTTGGAGATCCTTCCATCCCTTTGGAATTTGAATGAGCACCTGAAACAGATCCACAGAGCTAAGGATCCTTCGGGTGTACTGGCTAACCTGTCTGAAGACCAGCTGCAGTGCAATTTCTGCCCAGAGGTTCTTGGAAACCTTAATGCTCTGCAAGAGCACATACGGTGCTCCCATGGCTTTCCTAATCCAGTCGCTAAAGAAAGCAATGCATTTTTTTGCCCCAAGTGCTTTATGGGATTTTTAACTGAGACCACTCTAGAAGAACATGTCAGACAGACGCATTGTGACTCTGAAAGCATACAGTTTGATTCTCCTCTGGCAGTCACTCCAAAAGATCCCATTGTGGAGATCTACTCCTGCTCTTACTGTACCAACTCCCCCATTTTTAATAGTGTCATGAAGCTTAACAAACACATAAAGGAGAACCACAAGAACATCCCTCTTGCTCTCAATTATATCAACAATGGGAGAAGATCTCTGCGAGTCCTGAGCCCCTCATCTCCGGTCTCTGTAGAACAGGCCTCACTTTTCAAACAGAACAGCACTTCCTTATGTTCAAGTGAGTTCATCTGTAACCAGTGTGGTGCTAAGTACACCAGCTTAGACCTTTTCCAGACACACCTAAAGACCCACCTTGATAGTGTCGTGCCACAGCTAACCTGTCCACAGTGCAACAAGAACTTTCCTAACCAAGAGTCTCTTCTGAAACATGTGACTGTTCATTTCACCATCATGTCCACATACTACATCTGTGAGAGCTGTGACAAGCAGTTCACATCTGTGGATGACTTGCAGAAGCACCTTCTGGATATGCACACCTTTATGTTTTTTCGCTGTACTCTCTGCCAGGAGGTGTTCGACTCTAAAGTGTCAACTCAACTCCATCTTGCAGTGAAGCACAGCAATGAGAAAAAGGTATACCGATGTACTTCCTGCAACTGGGATTTCAGGCATGAAGCTGACCTTCAAATGCATGTCAAACATAGTCACCTTGAAAACCATGGTTGTTCACACCGTTGCATCTTTTGCAGTGAGTCATTTGGTACTGAAGTAGAGCTACAGTGTCATATTACTACCCATAGCAAGAAGTACAATTGTCACTTTTGCTGCAAAGCCTTCCATGCTGTTTATCTGCTAGAACGTCACCTTCGTGAAAAGCACTGTGTGTTTGAGGGAAAGACCCAGAACTGCGACACCAATGGATCCACGTATGGTAGCGGTGATTCTGTTGCCAAAGATGATGGAGACTTACAGGCCTTTCTGGCCAACAGCCATGGAGGAACTGTTGCAGGGGAGTCACATAACAGTGGGGATGGCAGCGAAGAAGACTTTGATACCTCAGAGATCATGTATAGCTGTGACATCTGTGGTGCATCTTATACCATGGAGTCTCTCCTAACCAATCACCAACTTCGTGACCATAACATTCGTCCTGGAGAGAGTGCTATACACAAGAGGAAGGCAGAAATGATCAAAGGAAACCACAAATGCAACGTCTGCTCTAGAACCTTTTTCTCGGAGGGAGGACTTCGGGAGCATATGCAAACGCACTTAGGGCCTGTCAAACACTACATGTGTCCTATTTGTGGAGAGCGCTTCCCTTCCCTACTTACTCTTACAGAACACAAGGTCACTCACAGTAAAAGCCTGGACACCGGAAGCTGCCGGATCTGTAAATTACCTCTTCAGAGTGAGGATGACTTCCTGGAACATTGTCAGATGCATCCCGATTTGCGCAATTCTTTGACTGGCTTCCGCTGTGTGGTCTGCATGCAGACTGTCACCTCAACTCTAGAACTCAAGATCCACGGCACCTTTCACATGCAAAAGACTGGAGTGGCATCTATGAATCAACCAATTGCATACTCAGCTGCCACAGAACTTCAACACAGTCAAATTCAAAAATTTGTCAGGTGTGCTGCATGTCTCAAAGAGTTCCACTCTAAGCAGGACTTGGTGAAACTTGACATTAATGGTTTGACATATGGTCTTTGCACGCTATGTGTCAGTGTCGCTGGTAGCAAGAGTTTGAGTGTAAATGGAGGGAAGCCGCTGCATCAAGGGGCTCAAACCTCGATGGGTCCTGCTGCTGGATGGACCCATGGGGAAAGCCTTAGCCCTGGTCCTGTAAAGGGAAAGACTGCCTGTTCTTCCTCATCGTCTTCATCAGTATCACCTTCTGTTTCCAAGACCCGCTGTACCAGTTGCAATGTTAAATTCGAGTCAGAGGCAGAGCTTCAAGCGCACTTGCAGACAGTGCACAGAGACCAAACACCAGAAGCTGCTCTGTTACAGACCCCCAATGGCTCCCCCATGTCACGAGTTAGCCCAACCCAAAGTGACGAG AAGAAGACTTACCAGTGCATCAAGTGTCAGATGGTCTTCTACAGTAAATGGGACATTCAGGTCCATGTGGCTAATCATATGCTAG
- the LOC132096881 gene encoding zinc finger protein 521 isoform X4, translated as MKTHVANKPHKCPVCRRGFLSTNSLHGHMQVHERGKDGENTRSPQEWRLKETRKCSRCEEGFDMPEELQKHIAESHPECSSPGGSLEPGLRCIYCHEPFSDEGTLLSHINQVHGRDTNINMCTVCSEQFPTVEELYTHMDIHQLPESSNSPCVLPVGYTSVSSTTPDSNLSVDSSTMVEATSAMPKTRGRRKRVTHNNMYGRSAKQPKIEYSCIYCNKQVFSSLSVLQIHLKTKHVDKPEQAHTCQYCLEILPSLWNLNEHLKQIHRAKDPSGVLANLSEDQLQCNFCPEVLGNLNALQEHIRCSHGFPNPVAKESNAFFCPKCFMGFLTETTLEEHVRQTHCDSESIQFDSPLAVTPKDPIVEIYSCSYCTNSPIFNSVMKLNKHIKENHKNIPLALNYINNGRRSLRVLSPSSPVSVEQASLFKQNSTSLCSSEFICNQCGAKYTSLDLFQTHLKTHLDSVVPQLTCPQCNKNFPNQESLLKHVTVHFTIMSTYYICESCDKQFTSVDDLQKHLLDMHTFMFFRCTLCQEVFDSKVSTQLHLAVKHSNEKKVYRCTSCNWDFRHEADLQMHVKHSHLENHGCSHRCIFCSESFGTEVELQCHITTHSKKYNCHFCCKAFHAVYLLERHLREKHCVFEGKTQNCDTNGSTYGSGDSVAKDDGDLQAFLANSHGGTVAGESHNSGDGSEEDFDTSEIMYSCDICGASYTMESLLTNHQLRDHNIRPGESAIHKRKAEMIKGNHKCNVCSRTFFSEGGLREHMQTHLGPVKHYMCPICGERFPSLLTLTEHKVTHSKSLDTGSCRICKLPLQSEDDFLEHCQMHPDLRNSLTGFRCVVCMQTVTSTLELKIHGTFHMQKTGVASMNQPIAYSAATELQHSQIQKFVRCAACLKEFHSKQDLVKLDINGLTYGLCTLCVSVAGSKSLSVNGGKPLHQGAQTSMGPAAGWTHGESLSPGPVKGKTACSSSSSSSVSPSVSKTRCTSCNVKFESEAELQAHLQTVHRDQTPEAALLQTPNGSPMSRVSPTQSDEKKTYQCIKCQMVFYSKWDIQVHVANHMLEEGLIHECKLCSQTFDSPAKLQCHLIEHSFEGMGGIFKCPVCFTVFVQACKLQQHIFTAHGQEDKIYDCSRCPLKFFFQTELQNHSVSLHHS; from the exons ATGAAAACACACGTTGCCAACAAACCCCATAAATGCCCAGTGTGCCGCCGGGGGTTCTTGTCCACCAACTCGCTTCACGGACACATGCAGGTGCATGAACGTGGGAAGGATGGAGAGAATACAAGGTCCCCTCAAGAGTGGAGGTTAAAAGAGACTCGCAAATGCAGCCGCTGTGAGGAGGGTTTTGACATGCCTGAGGAACTGCAGAAGCACATTGCAGAAAGCCACCCAGAGTGCTCTTCTCCAGGAGGGAGTCTCGAACCTGGCCTGCGGTGCATCTACTGCCACGAGCCATTCAGTGATGAAGGGACACTTCTGAGCCACATCAATCAGGTGCATGGGAGAGATACAAACATCAACATGTGCACTGTTTGCTCTGAGCAATTCCCTACTGTAGAGGAGCTTTACACTCACATGGATATCCACCAACTCCCAGAGTCCAGCAATAGCCCGTGCGTGTTGCCTGTAGGTTATACTTCTGTTTCAAGCACTACTCCAGATTCCAACCTCTCGGTTGACAGTTCGACCATGGTTGAGGCCACTTCTGCAATGCCCAAGACACGTGGGAGAAGAAAGAGGGTCACCCATAATAACATGTATGGGCGATCTGCCAAACAACCAAAAATCGAATACAGCTGCATTTACTGCAACAAACAAGTTTTCTCAAGCCTCTCTGTGCTGCAGATTCATCTTAAGACCAAACATGTTGACAAGCCAGAACAGGCTCATACCTGCCAATATTGCTTGGAGATCCTTCCATCCCTTTGGAATTTGAATGAGCACCTGAAACAGATCCACAGAGCTAAGGATCCTTCGGGTGTACTGGCTAACCTGTCTGAAGACCAGCTGCAGTGCAATTTCTGCCCAGAGGTTCTTGGAAACCTTAATGCTCTGCAAGAGCACATACGGTGCTCCCATGGCTTTCCTAATCCAGTCGCTAAAGAAAGCAATGCATTTTTTTGCCCCAAGTGCTTTATGGGATTTTTAACTGAGACCACTCTAGAAGAACATGTCAGACAGACGCATTGTGACTCTGAAAGCATACAGTTTGATTCTCCTCTGGCAGTCACTCCAAAAGATCCCATTGTGGAGATCTACTCCTGCTCTTACTGTACCAACTCCCCCATTTTTAATAGTGTCATGAAGCTTAACAAACACATAAAGGAGAACCACAAGAACATCCCTCTTGCTCTCAATTATATCAACAATGGGAGAAGATCTCTGCGAGTCCTGAGCCCCTCATCTCCGGTCTCTGTAGAACAGGCCTCACTTTTCAAACAGAACAGCACTTCCTTATGTTCAAGTGAGTTCATCTGTAACCAGTGTGGTGCTAAGTACACCAGCTTAGACCTTTTCCAGACACACCTAAAGACCCACCTTGATAGTGTCGTGCCACAGCTAACCTGTCCACAGTGCAACAAGAACTTTCCTAACCAAGAGTCTCTTCTGAAACATGTGACTGTTCATTTCACCATCATGTCCACATACTACATCTGTGAGAGCTGTGACAAGCAGTTCACATCTGTGGATGACTTGCAGAAGCACCTTCTGGATATGCACACCTTTATGTTTTTTCGCTGTACTCTCTGCCAGGAGGTGTTCGACTCTAAAGTGTCAACTCAACTCCATCTTGCAGTGAAGCACAGCAATGAGAAAAAGGTATACCGATGTACTTCCTGCAACTGGGATTTCAGGCATGAAGCTGACCTTCAAATGCATGTCAAACATAGTCACCTTGAAAACCATGGTTGTTCACACCGTTGCATCTTTTGCAGTGAGTCATTTGGTACTGAAGTAGAGCTACAGTGTCATATTACTACCCATAGCAAGAAGTACAATTGTCACTTTTGCTGCAAAGCCTTCCATGCTGTTTATCTGCTAGAACGTCACCTTCGTGAAAAGCACTGTGTGTTTGAGGGAAAGACCCAGAACTGCGACACCAATGGATCCACGTATGGTAGCGGTGATTCTGTTGCCAAAGATGATGGAGACTTACAGGCCTTTCTGGCCAACAGCCATGGAGGAACTGTTGCAGGGGAGTCACATAACAGTGGGGATGGCAGCGAAGAAGACTTTGATACCTCAGAGATCATGTATAGCTGTGACATCTGTGGTGCATCTTATACCATGGAGTCTCTCCTAACCAATCACCAACTTCGTGACCATAACATTCGTCCTGGAGAGAGTGCTATACACAAGAGGAAGGCAGAAATGATCAAAGGAAACCACAAATGCAACGTCTGCTCTAGAACCTTTTTCTCGGAGGGAGGACTTCGGGAGCATATGCAAACGCACTTAGGGCCTGTCAAACACTACATGTGTCCTATTTGTGGAGAGCGCTTCCCTTCCCTACTTACTCTTACAGAACACAAGGTCACTCACAGTAAAAGCCTGGACACCGGAAGCTGCCGGATCTGTAAATTACCTCTTCAGAGTGAGGATGACTTCCTGGAACATTGTCAGATGCATCCCGATTTGCGCAATTCTTTGACTGGCTTCCGCTGTGTGGTCTGCATGCAGACTGTCACCTCAACTCTAGAACTCAAGATCCACGGCACCTTTCACATGCAAAAGACTGGAGTGGCATCTATGAATCAACCAATTGCATACTCAGCTGCCACAGAACTTCAACACAGTCAAATTCAAAAATTTGTCAGGTGTGCTGCATGTCTCAAAGAGTTCCACTCTAAGCAGGACTTGGTGAAACTTGACATTAATGGTTTGACATATGGTCTTTGCACGCTATGTGTCAGTGTCGCTGGTAGCAAGAGTTTGAGTGTAAATGGAGGGAAGCCGCTGCATCAAGGGGCTCAAACCTCGATGGGTCCTGCTGCTGGATGGACCCATGGGGAAAGCCTTAGCCCTGGTCCTGTAAAGGGAAAGACTGCCTGTTCTTCCTCATCGTCTTCATCAGTATCACCTTCTGTTTCCAAGACCCGCTGTACCAGTTGCAATGTTAAATTCGAGTCAGAGGCAGAGCTTCAAGCGCACTTGCAGACAGTGCACAGAGACCAAACACCAGAAGCTGCTCTGTTACAGACCCCCAATGGCTCCCCCATGTCACGAGTTAGCCCAACCCAAAGTGACGAG AAGAAGACTTACCAGTGCATCAAGTGTCAGATGGTCTTCTACAGTAAATGGGACATTCAGGTCCATGTGGCTAATCATATGCTAG